A section of the Chlorocebus sabaeus isolate Y175 chromosome 17, mChlSab1.0.hap1, whole genome shotgun sequence genome encodes:
- the LOC119626802 gene encoding high mobility group protein B3, with protein MAKGDPKKPKGKMSAYAFFVQTCREEHKKKNPEVPVNFAEFSKKCSERWKTMSGKEKSKFDEMAKADKVRYDREMKDYGPAKGGKKKKDPNAPKRPPSGFFLFCSEFRPKIKSTNPGISIGDVAKKLGEMWNNLNDSEKQLYITKAAKLKEKYEKDVADYKSKGKFDGAKGPAKVARKKVEEEDEEEEEEEEEEEEDE; from the coding sequence ATGGCTAAAGGTGACCCGAAGAAACCAAAGGGCAAGATGTCTGCTTATGCCTTCTTTGTGCAGACGTGCAGAGAAGAACATAAGAAGAAAAACCCAGAGGTCCCTGTCAATTTTGCAGAATTTTCCAAGAAGTGCTCTGAGAGGTGGAAGACGATGTCCGGGAAAGAGAAatctaaatttgatgaaatggCAAAGGCAGATAAAGTGCGCTATGATCGGGAAATGAAGGATTATGGACCAGCTAAGGGAGGCAAGAAGAAGAAGGATCCTAATGCTCCCAAAAGGCCACCGTCTGGATTCTTCCTGTTCTGTTCAGAATTCCGTCCCAAGATCAAATCCACAAACCCCGGCATCTCTATTGGAGATGTGGCAAAAAAGCTGGGTGAGATGTGGAATAATTTAAATGACAGTGAAAAGCAGCTTTACATCACTAAGGCAGCAAAGCTGAAGGAGAAATATGAGAAGGATGTTGCTGACTATAAGTCAAAAGGAAAGTTTGATGGTGCAAAGGGTCCTGCTAAAGTTGCCCGGAAAAAggtggaagaggaagatgaagaagaggaggaggaagaagaggaggaggaggaggatgaataa